A window of the Vallitalea okinawensis genome harbors these coding sequences:
- a CDS encoding response regulator transcription factor — protein sequence MIKELYKVIIVDDEFLIRELVEERVNWKELDCEIVLKATSALEVLDYIDEYSVDIVIADINMPVIDGLALSEKIKQLNKRIKIIMLTGYDEFSYAKRGIDIGVDGYLLKPIDGDVIKEEVTKIIGIIEDEIGQQKAYEQALKRLQVDKPYIKDRFLLDYILGFIDNDKLENRWRYFDINSRSKNYQLGIIEICPENEGLDNIGENYELLYKWKNVLCELIEANVFSDMNRRIFLLSDDEEGVSSDDLNYIIKSVVDQRYNVKIGISSVKSSLYEYNEMLNEATDALNFSVIKGMNKVCMYDEIGVDAQVSYETMGDSEVLFTQILDKLKLYIRSGVKKEAMIAIDELFKVIESNIDNASGEKLNMLRAEMSSVISYFQQIVYSHTTQVQKQIEEELKKTNLQIYVDLNTIESLPRAKSLVENYVGAILSCTEKMNTKKSNDIIDKINTYIDKNYCNSELTLKNTAATFYINPDYLSRIYKKKMGISFKDKVFKLRMEKAIQLIKETDLRGYEIGEKIGIIDANYLSVCFKKYMNMSISEYKRKLNS from the coding sequence ATGATTAAAGAACTCTATAAAGTTATTATTGTTGATGATGAATTTTTAATTAGAGAGCTGGTTGAAGAAAGAGTAAATTGGAAAGAACTTGATTGTGAGATTGTTCTGAAAGCGACAAGTGCTCTTGAAGTGCTTGATTATATCGACGAATATTCTGTTGACATAGTGATAGCAGATATAAATATGCCTGTAATTGATGGTTTGGCATTATCTGAAAAAATAAAGCAATTAAATAAAAGAATAAAGATCATCATGTTGACCGGATATGATGAATTTTCATATGCAAAGAGAGGCATTGATATCGGTGTGGATGGCTATCTGCTTAAACCTATTGATGGAGATGTTATTAAAGAAGAAGTTACCAAAATAATTGGTATTATTGAAGATGAAATAGGTCAGCAAAAAGCTTATGAGCAGGCACTTAAGCGATTGCAAGTTGATAAACCATACATAAAAGATAGATTTTTGCTGGACTATATTCTTGGATTCATTGATAATGATAAACTTGAAAACAGATGGCGATATTTTGATATTAACTCAAGAAGCAAAAATTATCAATTGGGCATAATTGAAATCTGTCCAGAAAATGAAGGGCTTGATAATATTGGGGAGAACTATGAATTGTTATATAAATGGAAAAATGTACTCTGTGAATTGATTGAGGCTAATGTGTTTTCTGACATGAATAGGAGAATTTTTCTTTTAAGTGATGATGAAGAGGGGGTATCGTCAGATGATCTTAATTACATTATTAAGTCAGTTGTCGATCAAAGATATAATGTAAAGATTGGAATCAGTTCTGTTAAGAGTTCCCTTTATGAATATAATGAGATGCTGAATGAAGCGACAGACGCATTAAATTTTAGTGTCATCAAAGGAATGAACAAAGTTTGCATGTATGATGAGATCGGTGTTGATGCCCAGGTTTCTTACGAAACCATGGGTGATTCAGAAGTGTTATTCACTCAGATACTCGATAAACTTAAGTTGTATATCAGGTCAGGTGTAAAAAAAGAAGCAATGATTGCAATAGATGAACTGTTTAAGGTAATCGAAAGTAATATCGATAATGCATCAGGAGAGAAGCTCAATATGCTAAGAGCTGAAATGTCATCTGTAATATCGTACTTTCAGCAGATTGTTTACTCTCATACGACGCAAGTTCAGAAGCAGATAGAAGAGGAACTTAAAAAGACCAATCTTCAGATTTATGTAGATCTGAACACCATTGAATCTTTGCCTAGAGCAAAGTCTCTTGTTGAGAATTATGTAGGTGCGATACTTTCATGTACTGAAAAAATGAATACTAAGAAGAGTAATGATATCATCGACAAAATTAATACATATATTGATAAAAACTATTGTAACAGTGAATTGACTCTTAAAAACACTGCTGCAACATTTTACATCAATCCAGATTATTTATCTCGTATTTATAAGAAAAAAATGGGTATTTCTTTTAAGGATAAAGTCTTTAAGTTAAGGATGGAAAAAGCAATACAGCTTATTAAAGAAACAGATTTAAGAGGTTATGAGATTGGGGAAAAAATCGGAATCATTGATGCCAATTATTTAAGTGTATGTTTTAAGAAATATATGAATATGTCAATTTCGGAGTATAAACGCAAACTTAATTCCTAA
- a CDS encoding extracellular solute-binding protein produces MFKKMKKLVALMLVFVLAISVVGCGSEEESAKAGNKAKTEDVSNSEGSSSTDEEITLDVWHLWTTESDGNAVSFAKALEMYKTEHPNVTINIDATENEAYKTKIKTAISANEAPDVFFTWGAGFSQAFVDAGQVAKITDYLPEDALENLNMSAANNFTYNDGLYGLPFISWVGVLYCNEEMFDAAGVKVPDTMDELFAAIEAFNGQGVIPITVGAKDAWNAMFFQNVATVRTAGTEMSTQALKKNISYNQKEFVDGAQILVDLVAADAFDPSALALTYDEAKIAFLNAQSPMMFMGSWLAGEVQNPELSQVVNKVVAKNFPAIEGGSYNNEFLGGAIDGLMVSESSEHKEVAAEFVAYITEKMSRESFLQGAGIPVWNIDVEGEVVDPLVQQIVDLSTESEGYIVAWDTFLSGSDVSTHLTLVQEVFAEMKTAEEFAEGMQTLNE; encoded by the coding sequence ATGTTTAAAAAAATGAAGAAGTTAGTTGCATTAATGTTGGTATTTGTATTAGCAATTAGTGTTGTAGGGTGTGGGAGTGAAGAAGAATCTGCTAAGGCAGGGAATAAAGCAAAGACAGAAGACGTGAGCAACAGTGAAGGATCATCGAGTACAGATGAAGAAATAACATTGGATGTGTGGCATTTATGGACAACAGAAAGCGATGGGAATGCGGTGTCATTTGCAAAAGCTTTAGAAATGTACAAGACCGAACATCCGAATGTAACTATTAATATCGATGCCACAGAGAATGAAGCATACAAAACAAAGATTAAAACTGCAATTTCTGCTAATGAAGCTCCAGACGTATTTTTTACATGGGGAGCAGGTTTCTCGCAAGCGTTTGTTGATGCGGGCCAAGTTGCAAAAATAACAGACTATTTGCCTGAAGATGCGTTAGAGAATCTTAATATGAGTGCTGCAAACAACTTTACTTACAATGATGGATTATATGGTTTACCATTCATTTCATGGGTTGGTGTGTTGTACTGTAACGAAGAGATGTTTGATGCTGCCGGTGTCAAAGTACCTGATACGATGGATGAGCTTTTTGCAGCCATTGAAGCCTTCAATGGTCAGGGAGTTATACCAATTACAGTTGGAGCTAAAGATGCATGGAACGCTATGTTCTTCCAAAACGTAGCAACTGTTCGTACAGCAGGTACCGAAATGAGTACACAAGCTCTTAAGAAAAATATTTCTTACAACCAAAAAGAATTTGTTGACGGTGCTCAAATTCTTGTTGATCTTGTAGCTGCTGATGCTTTTGATCCTTCAGCACTTGCGTTAACTTATGATGAAGCAAAGATTGCATTCCTCAATGCTCAATCACCTATGATGTTCATGGGAAGCTGGCTAGCAGGTGAGGTTCAAAATCCTGAACTATCACAAGTTGTTAATAAGGTAGTTGCAAAGAATTTCCCGGCTATTGAAGGTGGTTCCTATAACAATGAGTTCCTGGGTGGTGCTATTGATGGATTAATGGTTAGTGAAAGCAGTGAACATAAAGAAGTTGCTGCAGAATTTGTTGCCTATATTACTGAAAAAATGTCAAGAGAGAGTTTCTTGCAAGGAGCTGGTATTCCGGTCTGGAATATTGATGTAGAAGGTGAAGTAGTTGACCCACTTGTACAGCAAATTGTCGACTTATCTACTGAATCAGAAGGTTATATTGTTGCTTGGGATACTTTCTTATCAGGATCTGATGTATCAACACATCTTACATTAGTACAAGAGGTATTTGCAGAAATGAAAACAGCTGAAGAGTTTGCGGAGGGTATGCAAACTTTGAATGAATAG
- a CDS encoding carbohydrate ABC transporter permease, with protein MNRVLANKKLIFIFIFPAFLFFSLVVIVPILYTGYLSTLEWNGYSDSIFIGFRNYVEMFSDFPKGFTKGIINSGILAFLSIFVQVPLALILALVISKGIKGEGVFRTSYFIPVIISTTVIGQLWLKIYQPNYGMLNYMLEAIGLSELKRPWLASTETALACTFFVIVWQYIGYHMLLLYSAIKSIPKSLFEAAKVDGARNAQIARFITIPLIKPMIKVCATFALIGSLKTFDLIYVLTKGGPIHATEVPTTIMYRVLITENNYGLGSAMAIFIILECLIFTVFIQKAFKTENYTY; from the coding sequence ATGAATCGTGTTTTAGCAAATAAGAAGTTGATATTCATTTTTATATTTCCTGCATTTCTCTTTTTCTCTTTAGTCGTCATTGTTCCCATTTTATATACAGGATATTTAAGTACCCTTGAGTGGAATGGTTATTCAGACAGTATATTTATAGGATTTAGAAATTATGTAGAGATGTTCAGTGATTTTCCGAAGGGCTTTACAAAAGGAATAATCAATTCAGGAATATTAGCTTTTTTATCAATATTTGTTCAAGTGCCTCTAGCATTGATATTGGCACTCGTCATATCAAAAGGGATTAAAGGAGAGGGAGTTTTCCGAACTTCTTATTTCATACCCGTTATTATATCTACGACAGTTATTGGACAATTGTGGCTGAAAATATACCAGCCAAATTACGGAATGCTCAATTATATGCTGGAAGCAATTGGGTTATCTGAACTTAAACGGCCTTGGTTAGCATCTACAGAAACTGCGCTTGCTTGTACTTTTTTTGTTATCGTATGGCAGTACATTGGTTATCATATGCTGTTATTATATTCAGCGATAAAATCCATACCAAAGAGCTTGTTTGAGGCAGCAAAAGTAGATGGAGCAAGGAATGCTCAAATCGCAAGATTTATTACCATTCCACTCATTAAGCCTATGATTAAAGTATGTGCAACGTTTGCTCTTATCGGATCGCTGAAAACCTTTGATTTGATCTATGTATTGACAAAAGGTGGACCGATTCATGCAACGGAAGTACCGACGACGATCATGTATAGAGTGCTTATTACAGAGAACAACTACGGTTTAGGTAGTGCTATGGCAATATTCATTATACTGGAATGCCTGATATTTACAGTGTTTATTCAAAAGGCCTTCAAAACAGAGAACTATACATATTAA
- a CDS encoding carbohydrate ABC transporter permease, whose product MGSNKNNRIFKIFQYTVLILIACVQIYPLIWLLTFSLKSNQEIFGANPMALPEKYMFSNYSKILFEGNLIRYFFNSTFVTFVSIAISTLLSAMAAYAIARMRWKWKDNMLTLFLIGLMIPMQATLLPLFLFLRKTGAYNTYFALILPYVGFAIPMAIYIFVGFLKSIPQEMEESAFIDGANLFQIFGRIMLPLIKPAMATVAIFTYLACWNELMFAITFISKEEFKTLTVGIMGMVGMYATRWGELGAGLVVATMPTIIIYVLMSKQVEKSFTTGAVKG is encoded by the coding sequence ATGGGTTCAAATAAAAATAATAGAATATTTAAAATATTTCAATATACTGTTCTCATACTTATCGCTTGTGTTCAAATATATCCTTTGATATGGTTGCTGACTTTTTCACTAAAAAGCAATCAAGAGATTTTCGGTGCTAATCCAATGGCTTTACCCGAAAAATATATGTTCTCAAATTATTCAAAGATATTGTTTGAAGGCAATCTGATACGGTATTTTTTTAACAGTACGTTTGTAACATTTGTTTCAATTGCAATATCAACATTATTGTCAGCCATGGCAGCTTATGCAATCGCTCGAATGAGATGGAAATGGAAGGACAACATGTTGACTCTATTCCTTATAGGATTGATGATACCGATGCAGGCTACGTTGCTACCTCTATTTCTATTCCTTAGAAAAACAGGTGCATACAATACTTATTTTGCTTTGATATTGCCTTACGTGGGATTTGCTATACCTATGGCGATCTATATTTTCGTAGGTTTCCTAAAGTCTATACCACAAGAGATGGAAGAGTCTGCTTTTATTGACGGAGCCAATTTGTTTCAGATATTCGGTAGAATCATGTTGCCGCTTATAAAGCCAGCGATGGCTACAGTAGCAATATTTACTTATTTAGCTTGCTGGAATGAATTGATGTTTGCCATAACATTTATTAGTAAAGAGGAGTTTAAAACTTTAACAGTAGGAATTATGGGAATGGTTGGTATGTATGCAACCAGATGGGGTGAACTTGGAGCCGGTCTAGTTGTGGCGACAATGCCGACGATTATCATCTATGTTCTTATGAGTAAACAGGTTGAAAAAAGTTTTACAACCGGTGCTGTTAAAGGTTAA
- a CDS encoding discoidin domain-containing protein produces MKKVVAILLALLIVIPAISVNATETGSVDSGDYTNVALGKTTSASSGEKSSSYAVDGDEGSRWESEHSDNQWIYVDLEETTKIYGVEIIWETAAGKDFTIDVSDDGTNWITIEEMTDGTGGTQVFSFDEIETRYVKMNGVTRTTGYGFSIFEFKVFGVENQTDDPSEETINDNYKEDFEVTVQNVKTGKFLSITGPAYQDGVSGSVTADAELGDEGTVFKMEYTTFDGAARVNVRTTTSPTLRLAEFWDLPDGVGASVLPTDKSIGGWESVSLEAQGDGTISIRSGRTPQYYLGIDDEGHLKVSGVDNPTDAEKFVIITTAIPPAVSNITFTGVTDQSVTINWGDLPLDAVFTGYEVYRSTSNNGIYTKIGEEMIATSFTDDTVERGTTYYYYVKTVNAESPSNESGKASVTTASSAPPTGGTTVSVKHDADGIKITWETVEGATGYNLSYADGKYSEYNTIASNITSTTYTVSSPNISKYAYFKVQPLNDGGASDWSEAISLENMIFGDNMYFFSPKDDVSDVNSVLGQISEEQIDAQFGTGRYSAYFKPGDYSTLDIIKVGYYTHIGGLGKTPYDTQLSNLETPTPAGFDNNATCTFWRSAENFTVLGTANGTGWHAENFNWGVSQASPLRRINALKDTWFQWNYGNASGGYAADSLFATTPKQGSQQQYYVRNSKITSTNPTEKDAGWNLVYQGMDADLPASNWVLNDGDKQWGNITNIENTPIIKEKPFLYYDETEDEYKVFVPTWRENSIGVSWSQNNMGDGYSLSVEENFYIAKADTDTSETINAALDEGKHIFFTPGMYFLDEPIHVKKKSTIVLGTGYATLIPSENNSEGAIRVDDVEDVIVASLLFDAHYSSKYLVKVGEKGVSNDHSENPILLVDLFYRVGGFRDANVHVDVCLEVNSDNLINDHCWVWRADHGDAVGWYRNTCPNGIIVNGDHVTFYGTMVEHFQEYEIIWNGDYGRNYFLQNETPYDVPTQEAYMSHGGTVNGYATYKVSNDVQHHYAVGLGIYDVLINNYKNQDENNGIEVGGDKSSILIANAIEVPHAPSVVIENACVVSISDEHLKPRGTEHIINGIGVGTQYSDIGTRYQIVKFENGIGYGVDNIEINGAVEPLDEVLDATNKTVIEVGDTEVILGEALSVGIKANSSQEIYAEEIAVIFNPQYLVFGNIVSSDETKYYISDVILDEATGDIKLIIVQKGQPLEGEDILFTINFTSKIEGTTSVSIVDAVFTDGVGNEYVAELSSVQINIVDTVKLHDLNGDAKESIADLGMISKNYGIESEDLEWNDDVEKCDLDNNGIIDSLDFDIMISRILY; encoded by the coding sequence ATGAAAAAAGTAGTAGCTATATTACTGGCACTATTGATAGTAATACCAGCAATATCTGTTAATGCTACAGAGACAGGATCAGTTGATTCAGGAGATTACACAAATGTAGCACTAGGAAAAACAACCAGTGCTTCCTCAGGTGAAAAAAGCTCAAGTTATGCAGTTGATGGAGACGAAGGCAGCCGCTGGGAATCTGAACATAGCGATAATCAATGGATCTATGTGGACTTAGAAGAAACGACTAAGATCTATGGGGTAGAAATTATATGGGAGACAGCAGCAGGCAAAGACTTTACAATTGATGTGTCAGATGATGGTACTAATTGGATAACCATAGAAGAGATGACAGATGGAACTGGCGGCACACAAGTATTTTCATTTGATGAAATAGAGACAAGATATGTAAAGATGAACGGCGTAACTAGAACAACTGGCTATGGGTTCTCTATCTTTGAGTTTAAAGTATTTGGTGTAGAGAATCAGACAGATGACCCGAGTGAAGAAACCATTAATGACAATTATAAGGAAGACTTTGAAGTAACGGTTCAGAACGTTAAGACTGGTAAATTTTTAAGTATAACAGGTCCAGCCTATCAGGATGGTGTAAGTGGTAGCGTTACTGCTGATGCGGAACTGGGAGATGAAGGTACAGTCTTTAAAATGGAGTATACAACATTTGACGGGGCAGCACGTGTTAATGTTCGTACGACAACTTCACCGACTCTTCGCCTAGCGGAGTTTTGGGATCTTCCCGATGGTGTGGGTGCCAGTGTGCTTCCAACTGACAAAAGTATCGGCGGCTGGGAATCTGTATCTTTAGAAGCGCAAGGTGATGGAACAATTTCAATTAGGAGTGGTAGAACGCCACAATATTATCTTGGTATTGACGATGAAGGACATTTAAAAGTTTCTGGTGTGGATAATCCAACAGATGCTGAAAAATTTGTCATTATTACTACAGCGATACCTCCAGCGGTTAGTAATATTACTTTTACTGGAGTAACTGATCAGTCAGTAACAATTAACTGGGGTGATTTGCCATTAGATGCGGTATTTACCGGATATGAGGTATACCGTTCAACATCTAATAACGGCATTTATACAAAGATCGGTGAGGAAATGATAGCAACGTCCTTTACAGATGATACTGTGGAAAGAGGTACTACCTATTACTACTATGTAAAGACTGTTAATGCAGAGAGTCCTTCCAACGAAAGTGGAAAAGCTTCTGTAACAACAGCATCATCAGCACCTCCAACTGGCGGGACGACAGTAAGTGTCAAGCACGATGCTGATGGGATTAAAATTACTTGGGAGACAGTCGAGGGTGCAACTGGATATAATCTTTCCTATGCTGATGGCAAATACAGTGAGTACAATACGATTGCATCCAATATAACATCGACCACATATACGGTCTCATCACCTAATATCTCAAAATATGCTTATTTTAAAGTGCAACCATTAAATGATGGTGGAGCCAGCGATTGGTCAGAAGCTATATCTCTTGAAAACATGATCTTTGGTGATAACATGTATTTCTTCAGTCCTAAAGATGATGTATCAGATGTTAATTCGGTTTTAGGACAGATTTCTGAAGAACAGATAGATGCGCAGTTTGGTACAGGTCGTTATTCAGCTTATTTCAAACCTGGTGATTACAGTACCCTTGATATAATAAAAGTTGGCTATTACACACATATCGGAGGTCTTGGTAAAACGCCTTACGACACCCAGCTTTCAAATCTTGAAACACCAACACCAGCTGGATTCGATAACAATGCAACCTGTACATTCTGGCGTTCGGCAGAGAACTTTACGGTTCTTGGCACGGCAAATGGAACAGGCTGGCATGCAGAGAATTTTAACTGGGGTGTTTCCCAGGCCTCACCCCTCAGACGAATCAATGCATTGAAAGATACATGGTTCCAGTGGAACTATGGCAATGCAAGTGGTGGGTATGCCGCAGATTCTTTATTTGCTACAACGCCAAAACAAGGCTCACAGCAACAGTATTATGTAAGGAATTCTAAGATTACATCAACGAACCCGACTGAAAAGGATGCGGGATGGAACTTAGTATATCAAGGCATGGATGCTGATCTTCCGGCTAGTAACTGGGTTTTAAATGATGGTGACAAGCAATGGGGGAACATTACAAACATTGAAAATACGCCGATTATTAAAGAAAAGCCATTTCTTTATTATGATGAAACAGAAGACGAATATAAAGTTTTTGTACCAACTTGGAGAGAAAACTCAATAGGTGTAAGTTGGTCTCAGAATAATATGGGTGATGGATATTCACTTTCAGTTGAAGAAAATTTCTATATTGCAAAAGCTGATACTGATACCTCAGAAACCATCAATGCTGCATTGGATGAAGGAAAGCATATCTTCTTCACACCAGGAATGTATTTCCTTGATGAACCTATTCATGTAAAGAAAAAAAGTACAATTGTCCTTGGTACGGGTTATGCAACATTGATACCAAGCGAAAATAACTCTGAAGGTGCAATTCGCGTTGATGATGTGGAAGATGTAATTGTGGCAAGCTTATTATTTGATGCTCATTACAGCTCAAAGTATCTTGTTAAGGTTGGGGAAAAAGGTGTTAGCAACGACCATTCTGAAAATCCAATCCTTTTGGTAGACTTATTTTATCGTGTCGGTGGATTCAGAGATGCAAATGTTCACGTAGATGTCTGTCTTGAGGTTAATAGTGATAATCTTATTAATGACCATTGTTGGGTTTGGAGAGCAGACCATGGTGATGCAGTTGGGTGGTATAGAAATACCTGTCCAAATGGTATTATTGTCAATGGCGATCATGTTACGTTCTACGGTACGATGGTAGAACACTTCCAAGAATATGAGATTATTTGGAATGGGGATTATGGACGTAACTATTTCCTTCAGAATGAGACGCCATATGATGTACCAACTCAAGAAGCTTATATGAGCCATGGAGGAACTGTTAATGGCTATGCAACTTATAAAGTATCTAATGATGTTCAGCATCACTATGCAGTCGGGTTAGGTATATACGATGTACTGATTAACAATTATAAAAATCAGGATGAGAATAATGGTATTGAGGTTGGTGGTGATAAGTCTTCGATTTTGATTGCTAATGCAATAGAAGTCCCACATGCACCAAGTGTCGTTATTGAAAATGCGTGTGTTGTATCTATATCAGATGAGCATCTTAAGCCCCGTGGTACAGAGCATATCATTAATGGAATTGGTGTTGGAACACAATATTCAGATATCGGAACCCGTTACCAAATTGTTAAATTCGAAAATGGTATAGGCTATGGTGTTGACAATATAGAGATCAATGGCGCTGTTGAACCTTTAGATGAGGTACTTGATGCAACAAATAAAACAGTAATCGAAGTAGGAGATACTGAGGTAATCTTAGGAGAAGCATTATCAGTAGGTATTAAAGCAAACAGTTCTCAAGAAATTTATGCGGAAGAAATAGCCGTAATATTTAATCCACAATATTTGGTGTTTGGGAATATTGTTTCATCAGATGAAACTAAATACTACATAAGTGATGTAATCCTTGATGAAGCAACAGGAGATATCAAACTTATTATTGTACAAAAGGGTCAGCCACTAGAAGGTGAAGACATATTATTTACTATTAATTTTACCTCTAAAATAGAAGGAACAACATCAGTAAGTATAGTAGATGCTGTATTCACTGATGGAGTCGGCAATGAATATGTTGCAGAGTTGTCATCTGTTCAAATCAATATAGTAGATACAGTTAAACTACATGATCTCAATGGAGATGCTAAAGAAAGTATTGCAGACCTAGGTATGATTTCTAAGAACTATGGCATAGAATCAGAGGACCTGGAATGGAATGATGATGTTGAGAAATGTGACTTAGATAATAATGGAATAATCGACTCTCTGGATTTTGACATTATGATAAGTAGGATATTGTATTAG